In one window of Frigoriglobus tundricola DNA:
- a CDS encoding nuclear transport factor 2 family protein gives MSDQPAPETALLRAAYAAFNARDVDAALATMSPSVTWPKAFKGGFVRGHEEVRAYWTEQWAEIDPHVEPVSFHPEGAGRVLVGVHQVVRSLTGAVLGDGHVGHRFTIEDGLIRAMEVCPFP, from the coding sequence ATGTCAGATCAACCTGCGCCAGAAACGGCCCTGCTCCGCGCGGCCTATGCGGCCTTCAACGCGCGCGACGTTGATGCCGCCCTCGCCACGATGAGCCCGAGCGTAACTTGGCCCAAGGCGTTCAAGGGCGGCTTCGTCCGGGGACACGAGGAGGTCCGCGCCTACTGGACCGAGCAGTGGGCGGAGATCGACCCGCACGTCGAGCCGGTTTCCTTTCACCCCGAGGGCGCCGGGCGCGTTCTGGTCGGTGTGCATCAGGTCGTGCGCAGCCTGACCGGGGCCGTTCTGGGCGATGGGCACGTCGGTCACCGTTTCACCATTGAAGACGGGCTGATCCGGGCCATGGAGGTTTGCCCGTTCCCGTAG